The Halotia branconii CENA392 region CCAGCAGCCAAGTCTAAGGGGAAGTTGTGAGCATTGCGCTCGTGCATCACTTCCATACCCAAGTTAGCGCGGTTGATCACATCAGCCCAGGTAGCGATAACGCGACCTTGAGAATCAATCACAGACTGATTGAAGTTGAAACCGTTGAGGTTGAACGCCATTGTGCTGATGCCCAATGCGGTGAACCAAATGCCTACCACTGGCCATGCTGCCAAGAAGAAGTGCAGTGAACGGCTGTTGTTGAAAGATGCGTATTGGAAGATTAAACGACCGAAGTAACCGTGAGCAGCTACGATGTTGTAGGTTTCTTCTTCTTGACCGAACTTGTAACCGTAGTTTTGTGATTCGGTTTCGGTGGTTTCACGCACCAAGGAAGAAGTTACCAAACTTCCGTGCATTGCACTGAACAAGCTTCCGCCGAATACACCAGCCACACCTAACATGTGGAAGGGGTGCATCAAGATATTGTGTTCTGCTTGGAACACGATCATGAAGTTGAAGGTTCCGGAGATACCCAAGGGCATACCGTCAGAGAATGAACCTTGTCCTAAGGGGTAGATCAAGAATACTGCGGTAGCTGATGCCAATGGCGCAGAGTAAGCTACACAGATCCAAGGACGCATTCCCAAGCGGTAGGACAATTCCCACTGACGACCTAGGTAGCAAGCGCAACCGATTAGGAAGTGGAAAATTACCAGTTGGTAAGGACCACCGTTGTACAACCACTCATCTAAGGAAGCTGCTTCCCAGATGGGGTAGAAGTGTAAACCGATAGCGTTAGAAGAAGGCACAACTGCACCGGAGATGATGTTGTTGCCGTAAATCAAGGAACCTGCTACTGGTTCGCGGATACCATCGATGTCTACTGGAGGTGCAGCGATGAAGGCGATGATGAAGCAGGTGGTAGCGGCTAGCAAGGTAGGAATCATCAATACGCCGAACCAACCGATGTAAATCCGGTTTTCGGTGCTGGTGATCCACTCGCAGAACCGTTCCCATACATTGGCGCTGGAGCGCTGTTGTAAGGTTGTAGTCATGTTTTTATGAGTGCTTTATGTTTCTTATGAATCAGGTGGATTAATTTCCTGCCTGTATTAACAACCTTAACATGTCTTTACGTATTTTTGAGTAACACTTATCTTATGTATTTTGGATTAGTGATTAAATCTACTTATGGATATCCACTAGATTGAGTAGACATTGCTTACCTTTCTTAGTCAAACCAAGTTTATTAAAAATCAAAGTATATATAAGGTAAGCTGCCTTCAGGAGCTAATAACCAAACAGCGTAGAGGCACAAAGGTACGAAAACAAGCTTGAGAGGCCAGTTTAACTCTAACTTCAACTTTCCATTGAAAGCATAAAGTATACCCATTACGGCAGCTAATATAAACAGCATTTCAGTCAGTTGGTATTGGCTCATGTTCAGGGCTTCTATATAAACCTTTTGAGCAAATTGGGCATCGGCAGCATGACCCCAAAGGTGTTGAATTACTAAAGAAGAGTCTTGGAGGTTGGGTAGACGAAACCAAATCCAAGATGTAAAAACCATTAATTGAGTTAAAAACCAAGCTACAACTATCCCTAAAGGATTTTGCCAGAAATGTGCTAGTTTTTCATAGCGATCGCTCATTGCATCTGTTAATCGATGCACTCCTAAAGCTAATCCGTGGTACGCACCCCAAACCACAAAACCCCAAGCGGAACCGTGCCAGATACCAGCTATTAACATCACAACAAATAAATTCCAGCAAGTGCGAGTCAAGCCTTGACGAGAACCACCTAAAGGAAAATAGACATAGTTACGTAGCCAATCTCCTAAAGTCATGTGCCAACGCCGCCAAAATTCGGCAATGCTGGTGCTGAAGTAGGGAAAGTCAAAATTCTCAGGTAAAACTAAGCCAAAAAGCAAAGCACTACCACGGGCAATGTCTACATAACCACTAAAATCTAAATACAACTGCAAACCATAAGCAAATGTAGCTAACCAAAGATCCGTACTACCCGCCCTTTGCAAATTACCAAAACATAAATCGACAAAAATCCCTAAATGATCTGCAAGTATACCTTTTTTAACTGCACCCCTAGCAATTAACCACATTGCCTCAGCTATTTTGTCAGATGTGGGCAAGTGCCTTGTGTTAAATTGAGTTACTAAATTGTGGTAGCGAGTTATAGGACCTGAAATCAGTTTGGCAAAGAATAATTTATAGGTGGCAAATTTGATAAATTGTTCAGCAGCAGGCGCACCACGATAAACATCTATTAAATAAGCAATGCACTCAAAAGTGAAAAATGAGATTCCTAAAGGTGCAATAAATTTTAAAGAGCCTTCTGGTGAGTTGATTTGCAAATGAAAAAACAACTTTAATATAGCAGGAAGATATTTAAAAATTAGTAATAGTAAAACATTTAAAACTATACCCAACCATAGAAGTTTTAGACGGCGACGATTCCAGTCTGCTTGAGCAAATTGCCACTCTTCATTAGAAATTTGCCAATCAAGAGAATGTTCTCCTGGTGAAGTGTTGTTACCAATTTCTCGTCCTAAGCGAAAGTTAATAAAAGTTAGTGCTAATAGTAAGGGTATGTATTGAACGCTCAAAGATGCATAGAAAACAAGGCTAGCAATTAGCAAAGTCCATAACCGCAAACGCTGACGATCTAAAGACCAATAAATTACTAGTACACTTAGTAAGAATAGTCCGTAAGTAATTGATATAAAGTTCATTGTTTAGTTATTGGGCATGGGGTATAATATCATGTTCGGTAAAAGGCTTATCATTAAGGCCGCAGGGGGGCAGGGAGCATACTTCGGCTACGCGGTAGTTGAATCTCGACTTCGCTCGATTGCCGCGCAGTCGAAACTCAGTAACCAGGGGGAAAGAGATTTTTAATATTTTTGCATGATG contains the following coding sequences:
- the psbA gene encoding photosystem II q(b) protein, yielding MTTTLQQRSSANVWERFCEWITSTENRIYIGWFGVLMIPTLLAATTCFIIAFIAAPPVDIDGIREPVAGSLIYGNNIISGAVVPSSNAIGLHFYPIWEAASLDEWLYNGGPYQLVIFHFLIGCACYLGRQWELSYRLGMRPWICVAYSAPLASATAVFLIYPLGQGSFSDGMPLGISGTFNFMIVFQAEHNILMHPFHMLGVAGVFGGSLFSAMHGSLVTSSLVRETTETESQNYGYKFGQEEETYNIVAAHGYFGRLIFQYASFNNSRSLHFFLAAWPVVGIWFTALGISTMAFNLNGFNFNQSVIDSQGRVIATWADVINRANLGMEVMHERNAHNFPLDLAAGDVAPVALTAPAING
- a CDS encoding MBOAT family O-acyltransferase, giving the protein MNFISITYGLFLLSVLVIYWSLDRQRLRLWTLLIASLVFYASLSVQYIPLLLALTFINFRLGREIGNNTSPGEHSLDWQISNEEWQFAQADWNRRRLKLLWLGIVLNVLLLLIFKYLPAILKLFFHLQINSPEGSLKFIAPLGISFFTFECIAYLIDVYRGAPAAEQFIKFATYKLFFAKLISGPITRYHNLVTQFNTRHLPTSDKIAEAMWLIARGAVKKGILADHLGIFVDLCFGNLQRAGSTDLWLATFAYGLQLYLDFSGYVDIARGSALLFGLVLPENFDFPYFSTSIAEFWRRWHMTLGDWLRNYVYFPLGGSRQGLTRTCWNLFVVMLIAGIWHGSAWGFVVWGAYHGLALGVHRLTDAMSDRYEKLAHFWQNPLGIVVAWFLTQLMVFTSWIWFRLPNLQDSSLVIQHLWGHAADAQFAQKVYIEALNMSQYQLTEMLFILAAVMGILYAFNGKLKLELNWPLKLVFVPLCLYAVWLLAPEGSLPYIYFDF